A section of the Zygosaccharomyces rouxii strain CBS732 chromosome B complete sequence genome encodes:
- a CDS encoding uncharacterized protein (no similarity), translating into MNVAATVIKSELMQVAKGRKSEAKVRIRRYLQHAGFTPGDVRDLPPRPTSEISLDTEMLFFLISMNELDILEENISMAKLSSPNNEAPRKLRLFSSIYLKIKRGLFHHHRGHQRFNRPSSGSEDEGDAAEEELDEKMELLGFENGSDSYKGDSPSSIQTVIQNDSLVMITPPGFPSDPKPTTNILKIM; encoded by the coding sequence ATGAATGTGGCAGCCACAGTAATTAAAAGTGAACTAATGCAAGTAGCTAAAGGTAGAAAATCGGAAGCCAAAGTACGTATACGAAGGTATTTGCAACATGCAGGATTTACGCCTGGGGATGTGAGAGACTTACCACCAAGGCCTACGTCAGAAATCTCCCTGGATACTGAAATGCTATTTTTCCTAATTTCGATGAACGAATTGGACATATTAGAAGAAAACATTAGTATGGCTAAATTATCTTCGCCGAATAATGAAGCCCCGCGGAAATTAAGGTTGTTTTCCTCCATATatttaaaaattaaaagagGTTTATTCCACCATCACCGGGGGCATCAAAGATTTAATAGGCCATCGTCAGGGTCcgaagatgaaggtgatgctgctgaagaagagttGGATGAAAAAATGGAGTTACTaggttttgaaaatggtagTGACTCTTACAAGGGTGATTCACCCTCCAGCATACAAACGGTAATTCAAAACGATAGTTTGGTAATGATTACACCTCCGGGGTTTCCAAGCGACCCAAAGCCAAcaacaaatattttgaagattaTGTAG
- the IZH1 gene encoding PAQR-type receptor (similar to uniprot|Q6Q557 Saccharomyces cerevisiae YDR492W IZH1 Membrane protein involved in zinc metabolism member of the four-protein IZH family transcription is regulated directly by Zap1p expression induced by zinc deficiency and fatty acids deletion increases sensitivity to elevated zinc): MSSITEVKRRRVPIGNGNGEGLYKEVLEEKTLYDFHELPEWQQDNDKILTGYIRETKSVLKCVRSLFIWNNETVNIYTHLVSAVSYFLLMLGITDLVMVPHFPTSTFTDYSVINFYLLGAFGCLMCSSCFHTFKQHSGPHSDAWSKVDYMGIIVLITCSMISLIYYGFFDHMEYFRLFTVLTLTLATACTVCVLSDKFNHKDFRPLRAGFFIAFGLSGVFPVAAGIIKFGIQGGVQRVQLKYLGLEAIFYIAGALIYGFRIPETMFPGRFDFWGHSHQIFHVLVVIASFLHLKAVMGSYIFKHSHLNGVGLAALQSTY; this comes from the coding sequence ATGAGCTCAATTACAGAGGTTAAGCGTAGAAGGGTTCCCATTGGTAACGGGAACGGTGAAGGTCTTTACAAAGAAGTTCTCGAGGAAAAAACACTGTATGATTTCCATGAACTGCCCGAATGGCAACAGGATAACGATAAGATTTTAACTGGTTATATTCGTGAGACGAAGTCGGTTTTAAAATGCGTGCGGTCCCTGTTCATTTGGAATAATGAAACAGTCAATATCTACACACATTTGGTTTCCGCTGTTTCTTATTTCTTGCTCATGTTGGGTATTACGGATTTAGTAATGGTACCTCATTTCCCTACATCGACTTTCACGGATTATAGTGTAATCAACTTTTATCTTCTGGGGGCATTTGGATGTTTAATGTGCAGTAGCTGCTTCCATACATTTAAACAGCATTCCGGTCCACATAGTGACGCCTGGAGTAAAGTTGATTATATGGGTATTATCGTTTTAATTACCTGTTCCATGATTTCCTTAATTTATTACGGATTTTTTGATCATATGGAATATTTCCGACTTTTCACAGTGCTCACATTAACTCTGGCAACTGCTTGTACGGTTTGTGTGCTCAGTGATAAATTTAACCATAAGGATTTTCGCCCTTTGAGAGCAGGTTTTTTCATTGCATTTGGTTTGAGTGGTGTTTTCCCCGTTGCAGCAGGTATAATTAAATTTGGTATCCAGGGAGGAGTCCAAAGGGTTCaattaaaatatttggGTTTGGAAGCAATTTTCTACATTGCTGGTGCCCTAATTTATGGATTCCGCATCCCAGAAACCATGTTTCCTGGTAGATTCGATTTTTGGGGtcattctcatcaaatATTCCACGTTCTAGTGGTGATAGCGTCTTTCCTACATCTAAAAGCTGTCATGGGCTCTTACATTTTTAAACATTCCCATTTAAATGGAGTTGGTTTAGCAGCTCTTCAATCAACGTATTGA
- the MZM1 gene encoding Mzm1p (similar to Q03429 YDR493W uniprot|Q03429 Saccharomyces cerevisiae FMP36) codes for MSLRQNALNAYRNGLRATRIAFGGDTRMLLASRAKMREGMENPPNPELSKEQQIKHLEDVATFLKRNLVQGRKEGTDEKYHLNIHKETELGDNESIKQTKKTLVSQGGGCCGGGKDLYK; via the coding sequence ATGAGTCTGAGGCAAAATGCTTTGAATGCGTATAGAAACGGTTTAAGAGCCACTCGTATCGCCTTCGGTGGTGATACTAGGATGCTATTGGCATCAAGAGCTAAGATGAGAGAAGGTATGGAAAATCCACCTAATCCTGAACTGAGTAAGGAACAGCAGATTAAACACTTGGAAGATGTGGCTACATTTTTAAAACGTAATTTGGTTCAAGGTAGAAAGGAAGGTACTGATGAGAAGTACCACTTAAACATTCATAAAGAAACTGAATTAGGTGATAACGAGTCAATTAAACAGACCAAAAAGACTTTAGTTTCTCAAGGCGGTGGTTGCTGTGGCGGTGGTAAAGATCTCTACAAATGA
- the TPT1 gene encoding tRNA 2'-phosphotransferase (similar to uniprot|Q12272 YOL102C Saccharomyces cerevisiae TPT1 tRNA 2'-phosphotransferase), with product MSKRDIQISKSLSYLLRHGALKEKLPIDANGYVPLQVLLAHNRLKSHRCTLEDVHRIVDSNEKKRFHTKVSSEGQELICATQGHSIKSVLPTEDVLHEIRDPKELPPKLVHGTTVHNALLILQSGAIKKLRRNHVHLSPGVTGVDAAVVSGMRATSNVHIYIKLGSELLEQMKVYKSLNNVYLVPDDVPIALFDKLTIRPLKQQEKMGEELSELLQLLKDHQIHFEFIQDA from the coding sequence ATGAGTAAAAGAGACATTCAGATATCTAAATCGCTGTCGTATTTGCTTAGACATGGTGCTCTCAAAGAGAAATTGCCCATTGATGCCAACGGTTACGTCCCCCTGCAAGTCCTGTTAGCTCATAATAGGCTAAAAAGTCATAGATgtactttggaagatgtgCATAGAATTGTAGATAGCaacgaaaagaaaagattccaTACCAAAGTTTCATCAGAAGGTCAAGAACTAATCTGTGCTACTCAGGGGCATTCCATCAAAAGTGTTCTACCTACGGAAGATGTTCTACATGAGATCAGAGATCCAAAAGAATTACCGCCCAAATTGGTTCATGGTACCACTGTACACAATGCTCTACTCATCTTGCAATCAGGTGCTATCAAGAAACTGAGGAGAAACCACGTCCATTTGTCACCAGGTGTCACTGGAGTTGATGCCGCTGTAGTTAGTGGGATGAGAGCTACGAGTAACGTACACATCTACATCAAACTGGGGAGTGAATTGTTGGAGCAAATGAAAGTCTACAAGTCTCTAAACAACGTGTATTTGGTTCCTGATGATGTCCCCATCGCTTTATTCGATAAGTTGACCATTAGACCACTTAAACAACAGGAGAAAATGGGAGAAGAATTGTCAGAACTTTTACAACTGCTCAAAgatcatcaaattcattttgaatTCATTCAAGATGCTTAA
- the RSM28 gene encoding mitochondrial 37S ribosomal protein mS46 RSM28 (weakly similar to uniprot|Q8X185 Saccharomyces cerevisiae YDR494W RSM28 Mitochondrial ribosomal protein of the small subunit genetic interactions suggest a possible role in promoting translation initiation) has protein sequence MFNRVGRACYSTGVTQEFLQNILARAQEATAKKTDAVANPAKRRRDNVKKASRRSKPVAPRVKPAASPSVINKQPQFKKKNGAAMKGESEGVDLIDVMSGSKPRTNKKPGFRQSKREIPGMKKSTMIKGESKQFVPKPVVQKEYAPQEPTPLSLMRFCPDIPVTPASRMINYSLDALKSANYPLNRFPNYGFYDNAQGPPKHITISLHTPNFGRYQPDQGLVFEREKFLSELAVECEPSKLAAEVSGKYQILKQHNKEDFKSIAKSEKKREELVANGEVVRKSLESNPLDPAVKELLYDVCSGLKPISDLTQ, from the coding sequence ATGTTCAATAGAGTAGGTCGTGCTTGTTATAGCACTGGTGTCACACAAGAGTTCTTGCAGAACATTTTAGCTCGAGCTCAAGAGGCAACTGCAAAGAAAACCGATGCTGTAGCTAATCCCGctaaaagaagaagggaTAATGTGAAGAAGGCTAGTCGTCGTTCCAAACCAGTTGCTCCTCGTGTGAAACCTGCTGCCAGTCCTAGTGTTATTAACAAGCAGCCTCAAtttaagaagaaaaatggaGCTGCAATGAAGGGTGAGTCTGAAGGAGTTGATCTGATAGATGTCATGTCAGGCTCCAAACCACGTACGAATAAGAAACCTGGGTTTAGACAATCTAAGAGGGAAATTCCTgggatgaagaagagtaCAATGATCAAGGGTGAAAGCAAACAATTCGTCCCCAAGCCAGTTGTTCAAAAGGAATATGCACCACAGGAGCCTACGCCGTTGTCATTGATGAGGTTCTGTCCTGATATACCCGTAACGCCAGCGTCTAGGATGATTAATTATTCTTTGGATGCTCTGAAGTCAGCCAACTATCCTTTGAACAGATTCCCCAATTACGGATTTTACGATAACGCCCAGGGGCCTCCAAAGCATATCACAATTTCATTACATACTCCAAATTTCGGGAGGTATCAACCGGACCAGGGGTTGGTCTTTGAAAGAGAGAAATTTCTATCAGAGTTAGCCGTAGAGTGTGAACCTTCGAAATTGGCAGCTGAAGTATCCGGtaaatatcaaattttgaagcaGCACAATAAGGAAGATTTTAAGTCAATTGCTAAGTctgagaagaaaagagaggAATTGGTGGCTAATGGAGAGGTTGTCAGAAAGAGTTTGGAAAGCAATCCTTTGGACCCAGctgttaaagaattattgtATGATGTCTGTTCTGGTTTGAAGCCAATTTCAGACTTGACCCAGTGA
- the VPS3 gene encoding CORVET complex subunit VPS3 (similar to uniprot|P23643 Saccharomyces cerevisiae YDR495C VPS3 Vacuolar sorting protein) codes for MGQDEGEQSNKEARCENPDEDPQNETKTTTDESEGSQEQTEDGIGLQVEEGPFEKHTLIQNLLPDLEYSCFEAYDENIYLGTKNGDLLHYFEIERQNYMLVSRTKFNDESNKPIRKIILLPQIERALVLCDGILVVFLLPEFAPAPNTTKLKGVLDITLRNYSSQFKFYRFYAIKEESVKMLKISSQSISTAQNFDFKLISKASAIDYTLMTSKLNSYEIINLKDSAAIPLFPVSETDAPLKPIITKFGDNEFLVTTGGGSEDDNSIAFVVTSTGEISHGTIVLSRYPKDIVVEYPYVVVNLNSKQIEVFKLSPNAEPQVVQRMSLNNSDMGLCRSSKVFNNFEQTQTKGKVVEKLRLVPLYEGNHHFRIESEVAYINEIFEEETSLVVYGKFGIELLVKRSPILDFEQHGESEIDKLEDYLDETKSLTFSKLQLIERNYVITMLLLLIILHGKSVSEETAEGWCSRADRVDIKLLFYLLDLTIYGELWVCNGLTKLINQLKALNLINKCDDVVKLLKLIKNRVQNSKLRKSIKDYSNVIKMADVNILQRQLMEGGDNIDVDSFEENSLEDITTIVEEKSEDHLELLLSIYQRRSMFQELINLLKKKKDIKRIFQFLKKNATELPPRYKADNLADDLIFIINETPQPEKYLIREFLKILSSAEVDPGELLGKTGSNTKVKVFIIEEIGPRSSDDKEFLINFYMAKLQEALQEGNIWDVFAGFAAEYTRDMNYTKCSIAEFLLIKLRHNEHCQSFTECYQNVKNLCMQDEGDRLLRSVITQVKSFDVNHMLTILFIPEDEIKEEFLTRQDMFKAFLSFNDFLGIEKFINEDTILEVLRHYNTLPRGPDSLKLMVQLLKRNMYCVHDDGTLVALLREIPQEYSFKPLFEVIYSALRRIDNLKKELELQKALLKDENAINKTILTDISK; via the coding sequence ATGGGACAGGATGAAGGTGAGCAGTCGAATAAAGAAGCAAGATGTGAAAATCCGGATGAGGATCCCCAAAATGAGACGAAGACTACCACAGATGAGTCCGAAGGATCCCAAGAGCAGACGGAAGATGGCATCGGATTACAAGTAGAAGAAGGTCCATTTGAAAAGCACACTCTAATTCAGAACCTTTTGCCAGATCTTGAGTATTCATGTTTTGAAGCttatgatgaaaatataTATCTAGGGACTAAGAACGGTGATCTGCTGCAttactttgaaattgagCGGCAGAACTACATGCTCGTATCAAGAACTAAATTCAACGATGAGTCCAACAAACCTATTAGAAAAATCATTTTATTACCCCAGATTGAGCGTGCATTAGTTCTATGTGATGGTATACTGGTGGTTTTTTTATTACCTGAATTTGCACCAGCTCCCAATACCACGAAATTAAAAGGAGTTTTGGATATTACACTACGTAATTATTCCAGtcaatttaaattttaCAGATTTTATGCgattaaagaagaatcagTTAAGATGCTCAAGATCTCGTCCCAATCGATAAGTACCGCCCAAAATTTCGATTTCAAGCTTATAAGCAAGGCATCAGCAATTGATTATACGCTAATGACATCAAAATTAAACAGTTACGAAATAATTAATCTCAAGGATTCTGCAGCCATTCCACTTTTTCCGGTAAGTGAAACAGATGCACCTTTGAAGCCCATTATAACGAAATTTGGTGacaatgaatttttagtAACCACAGGAGGTGGCTCTGAGGACGATAATTCAATAGCATTTGTGGTAACTTCTACAGGTGAAATATCCCATGGAACAATAGTACTAAGTAGATACCCTAAAGACATCGTAGTCGAATATCCATACGTCGTGGTAAATTTAAACTCAAAACAAATTGAAGTGTTCAAGCTCTCACCAAATGCTGAACCTCAAGtggttcaaagaatgtCACTTAATAATTCAGATATGGGACTTTGTCGCAGttcaaaagttttcaacaatttcgAACAGACTCAAACGAAGGGAAAGGTTGTGGAGAAGCTCAGGCTAGTACCGCTATATGAAGGGAACCATCACTTTCGTATTGAAAGTGAAGTCGCATAtattaatgaaatttttgaagaagaaacttcCTTGGTGGTTTATGGTAAGTTCGGCATTGAACTGTTGGTAAAACGTTCACCgattcttgattttgaacAACATGGAGAAtctgaaattgataaacTGGAAGACTACTTGGATGAGACTAAAAGCttaacattttccaaattacaACTAATAGAGAGGAATTATGTGATAACGATGTTGTTACTATTAATCATTTTGCATGGCAAATCTGTAAGTGAAGAAACTGCAGAAGGGTGGTGTTCAAGAGCAGATAGGGTAGATATaaaacttcttttttatttgCTCGATCTAACGATATATGGGGAACTTTGGGTATGCAATGGTCTTACgaaattgatcaatcaGTTGAAAGCAttaaatttgatcaataaATGTGACGATGTGGTTAAACTCCTGAAACTGATCAAAAATAGAGTTCAAAATTCCAAGCTCAGGAAGTCTATTAAAGATTATAGCAACGTGATTAAGATGGCAGATGTAAATATATTACAGAGGCAGCTAATGGAAGGTGGTGATAATATTGACGTAGACAGCTTCGAAGAAAATAGTCTGGAAGATATTACCACGATAGTAGAAGAAAAGTCGGAAGACCATTTAGAACTTCTCCTGAGCATAtaccaaagaagaagtatgTTTCAAGAGCTAATCAACCtattaaaaaagaagaaagatattAAGAGGATTTTTCAGTTCCTAAAGAAAAACGCAACTGAATTGCCGCCTAGGTATAAGGCGGACAATTTGGCAGATGATTTGATTTTTATTATCAATGAAACACCTCAGCCGGAGAAATATCTCATCAgggaatttttgaaaatactATCGTCCGCCGAAGTCGATCCAGGTGAACTCTTGGGTAAAACTGGGAGTAATACTAAAGTCAAAGTGTttattattgaagaaattggacCGAGAAGTTCTGACGATAAAGAGTTTTTGATTAACTTTTACATGGCTAAATTACAAGAGGCTTTACAAGAAGGTAATATCTGGGATGTTTTTGCGGGATTTGCCGCTGAATACACCCGGGATATGAATTATACAAAGTGCAGTATTGCAGAATTCTTATTGATCAAACTTCGGCATAATGAACATTGCCAAAGTTTCACAGAATGTTATCAAAATGTGAAGAACTTATGCATGCAGGACGAAGGTGACAGACTGCTGAGGTCAGTTATCACCCAAGTGAAATCATTCGATGTCAATCACATGTTGActattttatttattcCAGAGGATGAGATCAAAGAGGAATTTTTAACGAGACAAGATATGTTTAAGGCTTTCTTGTCATTTAACGATTTTTTGGGGATTgagaaatttatcaatgaagatACAATATTAGAGGTACTTAGGCATTACAATACTTTACCTCGAGGTCCAGATTCATTAAAATTAATGGTCCAGCTTCTGAAGAGAAATATGTACTGCGTTCACGATGATGGAACTCTAGTCGCTCTCCTTAGAGAAATTCCTCAAGAATACTCCTTCAAACCACTTTTTGAAGTCATATACAGTGCATTAAGAAGAATAgacaatttgaaaaaagaattggagTTACAAAAAGCATTACTTAAGGATGAAAATGCTATAAACAAGACAATACTGACAGACATatcaaaataa
- the PUF6 gene encoding pumilio-family RNA binding domain-containing protein (similar to Q04373 YDR496C uniprot|Q04373 Saccharomyces cerevisiae PUF6 Pumilio-homology domain protein that binds ASH1 mRNA at PUF consensus sequences), translating into MVSMAKRNKQNGKRSFEAEKSTLQTAKKPRISVDSSDEEYDEPMKAPSDLGSEDEDELDELDDVDEQEADGSDQEEGEGGLEDSEGEEEGDVKEQDNDTEGKHKEQRKLLRERKQSRKGGTQVQQIKSLWEKLRVKNAPIPRAERQELSDQVWELSKDCISDLVLKHDASRVVQTLVKYSSKERREQIVDALKGKFYLLATSAYGKYLLVKLLHYGSRKSRQTIIDELHGCLRKLMRHREGAYVVEDLYVLYASNEQKQQMIREFWGSEYAVFRDDHQGLTIEKACESSVEKRTIISKNLLGTISASVEKGSTGFQILHAAMRQFVHIANDKEIEELIEILHESFAELVHTPEGSEVACTLIARTNAKERKQIIRSLRDHTEALIKNEYGTAAFITLLFCVDDTVLVHKTFGPSIRENMKEFLVHKYGRRPFLYLLVGLDSKYFNPHVIGEFNKYIKLSEATSKKPFLQRRHELLGKFAPEFLQTVLENYSGILSENLGCQFISELLVNDEVYEVLKEKDQQLFQDVVDSIAITFKGDITEEDHPIHHPFSVRLLKALIQGGKWNNKEKRFEPLEKVPCLGVKFAQKFYDEIIDSSNLLDWINNPDSSFTIVALFESLLGKKEGKQFFGDFKKIKNKIQTDDSNKGANLLLRLVKEKGV; encoded by the coding sequence ATGGTTTCCATGGCTAAACGTAATAAGCAAAACGGTAAGCGTTCATttgaagctgaaaagaGTACTTTGCAAACTGCAAAGAAACCTAGAATTTCAGTCGATTCTTCCgatgaagaatatgatgaaCCGATGAAGGCACCTTCTGATCTAGGATctgaggatgaagatgaattggatgaattgGACGATGTGgatgaacaagaagcaGATGGTTCtgatcaagaagaaggtgaaggaGGTTTAGAAGATAGCGAAGGTGaggaagaaggtgatgtGAAAGAGCAGGACAACGATACTGAGGGCAAACACAAGGAACAAAGGAAATTGTTAAGAGAGAGAAAACAATCTAGAAAAGGTGGTACTCAAGTACAACAGATTAAAAGCCTATGGGAAAAGCTCCGTGTTAAAAATGCTCCAATTCCCAGAGCTGAACGTCAAGAGCTTTCTGACCAAGTTTGGGAATTATCCAAGGATTGCATAAGTGATTTAGTTCTCAAGCACGATGCATCTCGTGTGGTGCAAACTCTAGTTAAATACTCCTCGAAGGAGCGTCGTGAACAAATTGTAGATGCATTAAAGGGTAAATTCTACCTGTTGGCAACGTCTGCCTATGGTAAATATCTTCTGGTTAAATTGTTACACTATGGATCAAGAAAATCGAGACAAACAATTATCGATGAGTTACACGGTTGTTTAAGGAAATTGATGAGACATCGTGAGGGTGCTTATGTGGTGGAGGATCTTTACGTACTTTATGCATCTAACGAACAGAAACAGCAGATGATCAGAGAGTTTTGGGGATCTGAATATGCTGTATTTAGGGATGATCATCAAGGCTTAACCATCGAAAAAGCATGCGAAAGCAGTGTGGAAAAGAGAACTAttatttccaaaaatttactCGGTACTATTAGTGCTTCTGTGGAAAAGGGTTCCACAggtttccaaatcttgCATGCTGCTATGAGGCAATTTGTGCATATTGCCAACGATAAAGAAATCGAAGAATTGATAGAGATTTTGCATGAGTCATTTGCAGAATTGGTTCACACTCCCGAAGGTTCTGAAGTGGCTTGCACTTTAATCGCAAGAACTAACGCTAAGGAGAGAAAACAAATTATAAGATCATTGAGAGACCATACAGAGGCATTGATCAAAAACGAATATGGTACTGCAGCCTTCATCACTTTACTATTTTGTGTCGATGATACCGTCTTGGTTCATAAGACTTTTGGACCTTCTATAAGGGAGAACATGAAGGAATTTCTAGTGCACAAATATGGTAGAAGACCATTCCTGTATCTGCTTGTTGGGTTAGACAGCAAGTATTTCAACCCTCATGTCATCGGGGAATTTAACAAATACATCAAACTATCAGAAGCTACTTCAAAAAAACCATTCCTACAAAGAAGACATGAATTATTGGGTAAATTCGCTCCCgaatttcttcaaacaGTGTTAGAGAACTATTCAGGTATTCTTTCTGAGAACTTAGGTTGCCAATTTATTTCAGAACTTTTGGTCAACGATGAAGTTTATGAAGTTTTGAAGGAGAAAGACCAACAGTTATTCCAAGACGTAGTAGACAGTATTGCTATCACTTTCAAAGGTGACATTACCGAAGAGGACCACCCTATCCACCACCCATTCTCCGTAAGATTACTTAAGGCACTAATACAAGGTGGTAAATGGAATAACAAGgagaaaagatttgaacCATTGGAAAAGGTTCCATGCTTGGGAGTAAAATTtgctcaaaaattttacGACGAAATTATagattcttccaatttattgGATTGGATTAACAATCCTGATAGCTCTTTCACCATCGTGGCACTTTTCGAGTCTCTACTTGGTAAGAAAGAAGGCAAACAATTCTTTGGCGACTTCAAGAAGATTAAGAACAAAATCCAAACGGATGATTCTAACAAGGGTGCTAACCTTCTCCTAAGACTTGTTAAGGAGAAGGGCGTTTAG